In a single window of the Phaeobacter sp. G2 genome:
- a CDS encoding branched-chain amino acid ABC transporter permease: MSLAWGKGDVAALISAVALLLMMPMIISTYTLTVLVIYGMLGLSLGLIWGYGGILCFGQAAFFGLGAYTYAIAAINIGESTVPMILAILVPAVFAALLGAMMFYGRLTDVYLGVITLVVTLILFKFINSTAGPQYEIGDARLGGFNGIPGFHTLNVPGQPNNYIWGDALYYVCAVALIIVFFFVTWVLRTPFGRIAVGIRENETRVSLMGYDVRARKTALFAIGAGIAGLAGGFFANWGEIVTPGLFSLGQSAEIIIWCIVGGLGTRFGPILGAAGLAYLKFMLGQQTMVDNTLITGIILVLFVLFLPKGIVPAVTSLWSVSFAKRSPRNRRNRRGSRTSGGVHG, encoded by the coding sequence ATGTCGCTCGCTTGGGGAAAAGGGGACGTCGCAGCACTGATATCTGCGGTGGCTTTGCTGTTGATGATGCCTATGATCATCAGCACTTACACACTCACGGTTCTGGTTATCTACGGCATGCTTGGGCTCAGTCTGGGCCTGATCTGGGGCTATGGCGGCATCTTGTGTTTTGGACAGGCAGCGTTCTTTGGCCTTGGGGCCTATACCTACGCGATTGCCGCGATCAACATCGGCGAAAGCACCGTGCCAATGATATTGGCAATCCTTGTTCCTGCTGTCTTTGCGGCGCTTCTTGGCGCGATGATGTTTTATGGGCGGCTTACGGATGTGTATCTGGGCGTCATAACATTGGTCGTGACGTTGATCCTGTTCAAATTCATCAACTCGACGGCCGGACCACAATATGAAATCGGAGACGCCCGTTTGGGTGGGTTCAATGGCATCCCCGGATTCCATACGCTTAACGTTCCGGGGCAGCCGAACAACTACATTTGGGGCGACGCATTGTATTACGTCTGCGCGGTTGCACTGATCATCGTGTTCTTCTTTGTGACGTGGGTGTTGCGCACCCCCTTCGGGCGCATCGCCGTGGGCATTCGCGAGAATGAAACACGGGTGTCTTTGATGGGTTACGACGTACGTGCCCGAAAAACCGCATTGTTTGCGATCGGTGCAGGCATTGCTGGTCTGGCGGGTGGTTTCTTTGCCAATTGGGGCGAGATCGTAACGCCGGGTTTGTTCAGCTTAGGCCAATCAGCCGAGATCATCATCTGGTGCATCGTCGGTGGGCTTGGGACGCGGTTTGGCCCGATCTTGGGAGCTGCGGGGCTGGCCTATCTGAAGTTTATGCTCGGGCAGCAGACAATGGTCGACAACACGCTGATCACGGGCATCATACTGGTCTTGTTCGTCTTGTTCCTCCCCAAGGGGATTGTTCCTGCCGTTACGTCGCTCTGGTCTGTCAGTTTCGCAAAACGCTCTCCTAGAAACCGTCGAAACAGGCGCGGATCGCGCACATCTGGTGGCGTCCATGGCTGA
- a CDS encoding ATP-binding cassette domain-containing protein encodes MAELVLETEGLTKRFGGVVASDNVNFKLKARELRCLIGPNGAGKSTFFKCVTGLHAPTEGKVFMRGQETTGWNSHEIASLGVGIKTQVPNVMDSLSVFENIWMAARRFMPTREATEKTNDIIERLRLGPIAKADLGRLAHGERQRVELGLVAVADPWLVLLDEPAAGMSGEDVERMSEIIHELTRTAAVVIVEHDMQFIRSIATTVTVFHQGAVLMEDHVDKVMADPVVRNVYLGKNA; translated from the coding sequence ATGGCTGAGCTCGTTCTTGAAACCGAAGGTCTGACAAAACGCTTTGGGGGTGTGGTCGCATCCGACAATGTTAACTTCAAACTCAAAGCACGAGAGCTGCGGTGCCTGATTGGCCCGAATGGGGCCGGTAAGTCGACATTCTTTAAATGCGTGACGGGCCTGCATGCGCCGACCGAGGGCAAGGTCTTTATGCGCGGACAGGAAACGACGGGTTGGAATTCGCATGAGATCGCTTCGCTTGGTGTTGGCATCAAGACGCAGGTGCCAAATGTCATGGACTCGCTGTCGGTGTTCGAAAATATCTGGATGGCGGCGCGGCGTTTCATGCCCACGCGCGAGGCAACAGAAAAAACCAATGACATCATTGAGCGATTGCGGCTCGGGCCGATCGCCAAGGCCGACCTAGGCCGCCTCGCCCACGGGGAACGTCAACGGGTCGAGTTAGGGCTGGTCGCTGTCGCCGACCCGTGGCTTGTTCTTTTGGACGAGCCTGCCGCCGGGATGAGTGGGGAAGATGTCGAACGCATGAGCGAAATCATCCACGAGCTAACGCGAACAGCCGCCGTGGTCATCGTTGAGCATGACATGCAATTCATCCGATCCATCGCAACAACTGTCACCGTGTTCCACCAAGGCGCGGTGTTGATGGAGGATCACGTCGACAAGGTCATGGCAGATCCAGTTGTTCGGAACGTTTACCTTGGAAAGAACGCATGA
- a CDS encoding amidase, with translation MMTQDDRAILLEVKSLSGGYGKVPVLHGIDFQIAENEVVGILGHNGMGKSTLLKTAMGFLPAASGTIRFHGAEITRMNPNERAGRGIGYVPQGRGIFPQLSVRDNLRFAWHDYSGGSEEEVMELVLQDFPRLVRLLDREGGALSGGEQQLLALARCLMGDPEFLLLDEPTEGIQPSIIEEMSETLLKLRQNRGLSILLVEQNFDFISDLSDRVLVLERGRITGELSKSDLTDQAKVDQFLGFGAARSTRGNAGHSPSPPNARSSDPDMPTPAPKKSTQTSSDTSYDVVQTAVTNMTIKRPTLSQMRTMAERFGMNLTDAELAEYCEIIEPYIQAYDRLDALPDYLPEVRYPRAPGHFPDATDNALNAWYVKTDVKGAMDGPLRGKRIALKDTICLAGVPMMNGSSIMEGYTPEIDATIVTRMLDAGATIAGKAHCENFCLSGGSHTNAKGPIHNPWKRGYMAGGSSGGSAALVAAGEVDMAIAGDQGGSIRIPSSNCGVYGMKATHGLVPYSGVMPIEQTIDHVGPVTKTVADNALLLEILAGEDGLDPRQYKPKTYRYTEALGKGAHGMRIGILKEGFGGPSAESDVDHKVMVAAERFRELGARVEEVSVPEHELAVDCWTAITVEGLQDHMMHGNSGGTNYRGLFVPSMMDHMAQWRSRPDELSHSLKTCMFLGEYFQEQYRGRFYGKAQNLMRKVNERYAAALKQYDLLLMPTVPMKPQQIPPSDCSISLYVQRAFEMIANTAPFNGGLPAMSVPCGLLEGLPIGMMLVGPNYGEMKIYQAAHAFEQSEDWQRM, from the coding sequence ATGATGACACAAGATGACCGCGCAATCTTACTGGAAGTCAAAAGTCTGTCGGGCGGCTACGGCAAAGTGCCTGTGCTACACGGCATTGATTTCCAGATTGCCGAAAATGAAGTCGTCGGCATCCTCGGGCACAACGGTATGGGCAAATCCACCCTGCTCAAGACTGCAATGGGGTTCTTGCCGGCAGCCTCTGGGACCATTCGATTTCACGGCGCCGAAATCACTCGGATGAACCCCAATGAGCGTGCCGGGCGCGGCATCGGGTATGTCCCCCAAGGGCGCGGAATTTTCCCGCAACTTTCGGTGCGCGATAATCTGCGGTTTGCATGGCACGACTATTCCGGTGGCAGTGAAGAGGAGGTGATGGAGCTAGTGCTTCAGGACTTCCCGCGATTGGTGCGGCTATTGGATCGCGAAGGTGGCGCGCTTTCAGGGGGCGAGCAACAATTGCTGGCTTTGGCGCGATGCCTGATGGGCGACCCTGAATTCCTGCTGCTTGATGAGCCGACTGAGGGTATTCAGCCCTCGATCATCGAAGAGATGTCAGAAACGCTTTTGAAATTGCGTCAGAATCGCGGCTTATCGATCCTGCTGGTGGAACAAAACTTCGACTTCATCTCGGATTTATCGGACCGCGTTCTGGTGCTTGAACGGGGTCGTATAACGGGCGAGCTTTCAAAGAGCGACCTTACAGATCAGGCAAAGGTCGATCAGTTCCTCGGTTTTGGCGCGGCGCGTTCGACACGCGGAAATGCGGGCCATTCGCCATCGCCACCCAATGCCAGATCTTCCGATCCAGATATGCCGACGCCGGCCCCCAAGAAATCTACACAAACTTCATCTGACACCTCTTATGATGTTGTGCAAACCGCGGTGACCAATATGACAATCAAACGTCCAACCCTTAGCCAAATGCGGACTATGGCAGAACGCTTCGGCATGAATCTGACTGATGCCGAATTGGCGGAGTATTGCGAGATCATCGAGCCCTATATTCAGGCTTATGACCGTTTGGATGCGCTGCCGGATTATTTGCCAGAAGTGCGCTACCCGCGTGCACCCGGCCATTTCCCCGATGCGACGGATAATGCTCTGAACGCCTGGTACGTCAAAACCGATGTCAAAGGTGCGATGGATGGCCCGCTGCGTGGCAAGCGCATTGCGCTAAAGGATACGATATGTCTGGCTGGCGTACCGATGATGAACGGATCGTCAATTATGGAAGGGTACACGCCCGAAATTGACGCCACCATTGTCACCCGAATGCTGGATGCCGGCGCCACGATTGCAGGCAAGGCCCATTGCGAAAACTTCTGCCTGTCGGGCGGGTCGCACACCAACGCCAAAGGCCCAATCCACAATCCTTGGAAGCGTGGATATATGGCTGGCGGCTCATCGGGCGGTTCTGCAGCACTTGTCGCAGCGGGTGAGGTCGACATGGCCATTGCAGGCGATCAAGGCGGCTCGATCCGTATCCCGTCGTCCAATTGCGGCGTCTATGGCATGAAGGCCACTCACGGTCTGGTGCCTTACTCGGGGGTCATGCCGATTGAGCAGACCATTGACCATGTCGGCCCAGTCACGAAAACGGTGGCCGATAATGCACTGTTGCTCGAGATTTTGGCAGGTGAAGACGGCTTGGACCCGCGCCAGTACAAGCCCAAGACCTATCGCTACACCGAAGCGCTTGGCAAAGGCGCGCATGGGATGCGCATTGGGATCCTCAAGGAAGGGTTCGGCGGGCCATCCGCAGAATCTGACGTTGATCATAAAGTAATGGTCGCTGCCGAACGGTTCCGCGAATTGGGTGCTCGTGTCGAAGAGGTTTCAGTGCCCGAACACGAATTGGCTGTTGATTGCTGGACGGCGATCACAGTTGAGGGCCTGCAAGATCACATGATGCATGGTAATTCTGGGGGCACCAACTATCGCGGCCTTTTCGTGCCTTCGATGATGGACCACATGGCGCAGTGGCGCAGCAGGCCGGATGAGCTCAGCCATTCGCTCAAGACTTGCATGTTCTTGGGGGAATACTTCCAGGAACAATACCGTGGCCGGTTCTACGGCAAGGCGCAAAACCTGATGCGCAAGGTAAACGAAAGATACGCCGCGGCGCTCAAGCAGTACGATCTGTTGCTGATGCCGACTGTTCCGATGAAGCCGCAGCAAATTCCTCCGTCTGACTGCTCTATATCGCTTTACGTGCAGCGGGCCTTTGAAATGATTGCAAACACTGCCCCGTTCAATGGTGGCCTGCCCGCGATGAGTGTTCCTTGTGGCCTGTTGGAAGGACTTCCAATCGGGATGATGCTTGTCGGCCCGAATTATGGTGAAATGAAAATTTATCAGGCCGCTCATGCGTTTGAGCAGAGCGAAGACTGGCAGAGAATGTGA
- a CDS encoding AMP-binding protein: MSILNESLAHKIGASDVTQSGSNGAAGAAPADGQSYVTGTKEPDLRYITISTLLRETVSRFGPRDAFVFSESGLRLSYYDFDRDVDALASGFLALGLEKGDRIGIWSPNRYEWVLMQFATARIGLVLVNINPAYRLAELEYALNKVGCKALVLAKEFKTSDYLKMVQQLAPEMQNAEPGRLNAAKLPTLKHVIVMGADEVPGSFRFDDVKTLGGPAQQLRLSMIESTLSPDEPINIQFTSGTTGAPKGATLSHYNIVNNARFVTDRINLTDADRLCIPVPLYHCFGMVMGTLGAVSKGAAMIFPGEAFEPAATLKALSKERCTAVYGVPTMFVAMLQELEDNPINLASLRTGIMAGAPCPIEVMEQVNSQMNMTEVTICYGMTETSPVSFQSFVDDPTDKRCATVGRIHPHLEVKVIDAEGQIVPIGAQGELCTRGYSVMKGYWDDDARTNEAIVDGWMHTGDLAILDAEGFCSIVGRVKDMIIRGGENIYPREIEEFLFRHPQIAEVQVFGIPHEKLGEEVCAWVVARAGEELSGEAVRSFCQGQIAHYKIPKHVRIVQEIPMTITGKPQKFVMRDKMVEILTAT; the protein is encoded by the coding sequence ATGTCAATTCTGAATGAAAGCCTGGCCCACAAGATCGGGGCCTCTGATGTGACTCAATCCGGTTCTAATGGCGCGGCCGGGGCGGCCCCAGCTGACGGGCAATCCTATGTGACGGGCACGAAAGAACCGGACCTGAGGTATATCACAATCTCGACCCTGCTACGCGAGACGGTGTCGCGATTTGGACCGAGGGATGCTTTCGTTTTTTCAGAATCAGGACTGCGGCTTAGCTATTACGATTTTGATCGGGATGTGGATGCACTGGCATCGGGCTTTTTGGCCTTGGGCCTTGAAAAGGGCGATCGCATCGGGATTTGGTCCCCCAACCGGTACGAATGGGTGCTGATGCAGTTTGCCACGGCCCGCATTGGGTTGGTGCTGGTCAATATCAATCCGGCTTACCGGTTGGCTGAACTGGAATATGCGCTCAACAAAGTGGGCTGCAAGGCGCTGGTTCTGGCAAAAGAATTCAAGACGTCAGACTACCTGAAAATGGTGCAACAACTCGCACCAGAGATGCAAAATGCGGAACCGGGGCGCTTGAACGCGGCGAAGCTCCCGACGTTGAAGCATGTGATCGTGATGGGGGCAGATGAGGTGCCCGGATCGTTCAGGTTTGATGACGTGAAAACCCTTGGTGGGCCGGCCCAACAGCTTAGATTGTCGATGATTGAAAGCACGCTCAGCCCGGATGAGCCGATCAATATCCAATTCACATCGGGCACAACTGGTGCGCCAAAAGGTGCGACACTGTCCCATTACAACATCGTCAATAACGCCCGTTTTGTGACGGACCGGATCAACCTGACGGATGCTGACCGCCTGTGTATTCCGGTGCCGCTGTATCATTGTTTTGGGATGGTGATGGGAACCCTTGGTGCCGTGAGCAAAGGTGCCGCGATGATCTTCCCCGGTGAGGCGTTTGAACCGGCGGCTACCCTAAAGGCCCTGTCAAAGGAACGCTGCACAGCCGTTTACGGTGTGCCGACGATGTTTGTGGCTATGCTACAGGAACTTGAGGACAACCCCATCAATCTGGCGTCGCTGCGAACCGGTATTATGGCTGGTGCGCCTTGCCCGATTGAGGTGATGGAACAGGTTAATTCGCAAATGAACATGACCGAAGTGACGATCTGTTACGGCATGACGGAAACGTCGCCGGTGTCGTTCCAGAGTTTTGTGGATGACCCAACCGACAAAAGATGTGCCACCGTCGGGCGTATCCACCCCCACCTGGAAGTAAAGGTCATTGATGCCGAGGGCCAGATTGTTCCCATAGGCGCGCAAGGCGAGCTTTGCACGCGCGGGTATTCGGTCATGAAGGGATACTGGGACGATGATGCGCGCACCAATGAGGCAATCGTTGATGGCTGGATGCATACGGGTGATCTGGCAATTCTCGATGCTGAAGGGTTCTGCTCGATCGTTGGGCGGGTCAAAGATATGATCATCCGCGGCGGCGAAAACATATATCCCCGAGAGATTGAGGAGTTCCTGTTCCGGCACCCGCAGATCGCTGAAGTTCAAGTATTTGGCATTCCGCATGAAAAACTCGGCGAAGAGGTCTGTGCCTGGGTCGTTGCGCGGGCCGGAGAAGAACTATCCGGTGAAGCGGTGCGAAGTTTCTGCCAAGGCCAGATAGCACACTACAAAATCCCCAAGCATGTTCGGATCGTTCAGGAAATCCCGATGACCATCACCGGCAAACCGCAAAAATTCGTGATGCGGGACAAAATGGTTGAGATTCTTACGGCAACCTAA
- a CDS encoding DUF3995 domain-containing protein, with translation MVPLTYITFTALLMIAGLHIAWGLGVLWPLKEERALVQAIAGFSGVEKMPPAAASLLVAALVLVAAMIALDLGKIGDLFPHSITIAGGVAVSAVFLGRAILGCTPFWSTLTPEQPFRRLDTVFYTPLCFALGGNFSILTWSYVF, from the coding sequence ATGGTGCCGCTCACCTACATCACATTTACAGCTCTATTGATGATCGCCGGTCTTCATATCGCATGGGGATTAGGGGTTCTTTGGCCACTCAAAGAGGAAAGGGCGCTTGTTCAGGCAATTGCTGGCTTTAGCGGAGTTGAAAAAATGCCCCCAGCAGCGGCAAGTCTTTTGGTTGCCGCCCTTGTGTTGGTTGCAGCGATGATTGCATTAGACTTAGGGAAAATTGGCGACCTTTTTCCGCACAGCATCACAATCGCCGGTGGCGTTGCCGTTTCAGCCGTGTTCCTTGGAAGAGCCATTTTGGGCTGCACACCTTTCTGGAGCACACTGACACCTGAACAGCCCTTCCGTAGGTTGGACACTGTGTTTTATACGCCATTGTGCTTCGCGCTAGGAGGAAATTTCTCCATTCTCACGTGGTCCTATGTGTTCTGA
- a CDS encoding TetR/AcrR family transcriptional regulator: MNKQSWLKHGLSELSQNGSEALKADRLAKSLKVTRGSFYWHFDDLIDFHEQLLAYWQEMVTQQVINDVDLLHDSRSKVRELVHQAFAGDVRLERAIRSWSAQNKMASDATEFVDQKRIGYLAKLLIDEGLSSATAKARAAFIYWAYLGQAMTPASSSEYLPHAALDQIIDLFLMPNSVVATTKTV; this comes from the coding sequence TTGAACAAACAATCATGGTTGAAACACGGTCTCTCCGAATTGTCTCAGAATGGTTCTGAGGCACTGAAAGCTGACCGATTGGCGAAATCACTAAAGGTGACACGCGGAAGTTTTTATTGGCATTTCGATGACCTAATCGACTTTCATGAGCAGCTGCTTGCGTATTGGCAGGAAATGGTGACCCAGCAAGTCATCAACGATGTTGATTTGCTCCACGACAGCCGGTCCAAGGTTCGGGAACTTGTTCATCAAGCCTTTGCAGGGGACGTTAGGTTGGAGCGCGCCATACGGTCTTGGTCGGCTCAGAACAAAATGGCATCTGACGCAACCGAGTTCGTGGATCAAAAGCGCATCGGCTATCTGGCCAAGCTTTTGATTGATGAGGGACTGTCATCGGCGACAGCAAAGGCCCGCGCGGCATTCATATACTGGGCGTATCTGGGTCAAGCCATGACACCTGCATCGAGTTCAGAGTATTTGCCGCACGCCGCTTTAGACCAAATCATTGATCTGTTTCTTATGCCAAACTCCGTCGTCGCAACGACCAAGACGGTATAG
- a CDS encoding PLP-dependent aminotransferase family protein, whose protein sequence is MPKARYLTLADTMARSIQTGKLVPGTKLPTHRAFAEQFDIALATATRVYAELERRGLVVGEAGRGTFVRDLDLPMTLGIHQTASDGLIDLVFNMPGDAADVDALRAGLRRLATAGDLEAMLRYQPHGGRLHERRIIAESLHSTLGRVEPERLLVTSGGQHGLAITALGLLRRGDIVAVDALTYPGFKSVVALQGLDLTSIEGVQGIMVPDDLDRQCRLRPIKAVYLMPTVHNPLGSVMDEATRGRLIEVAQKHDLLIIEDAAYAFLEPDPPPTFLTLAPERTIHVGGFSKCIATGLRIGYVIAPATHIDQLIEAIRATTWNAPALISGLVTGWIEDGTLAASEENRRLDGAERQQICNAIFEGIPIVAHPNAGFAWLPLNQAVRAEPIISRLRESRILVSGAEPYATTTAVPQALRLAFGGVPKAGLSTVLVEVRKSLGI, encoded by the coding sequence ATGCCGAAAGCCAGATACCTGACCCTCGCCGATACGATGGCCCGTTCGATCCAAACGGGCAAATTGGTACCGGGAACCAAACTGCCCACGCATCGCGCCTTTGCCGAACAGTTTGACATCGCCCTCGCGACGGCCACCCGCGTCTATGCAGAGTTGGAGCGTCGGGGGCTCGTTGTCGGAGAGGCCGGGCGCGGCACCTTCGTGCGTGACCTCGATTTACCCATGACACTGGGCATCCATCAGACCGCCAGTGATGGCTTGATCGATCTTGTGTTCAATATGCCGGGTGACGCCGCTGACGTTGATGCGTTGCGTGCCGGTCTTCGAAGGCTGGCGACGGCAGGCGATTTGGAGGCGATGCTGCGCTATCAGCCCCATGGCGGGCGGCTCCATGAACGACGGATCATCGCTGAAAGCCTTCACTCCACTTTGGGTCGCGTTGAACCAGAGCGTCTTTTGGTGACGTCCGGAGGCCAGCATGGATTGGCGATAACAGCCCTTGGGCTTCTTCGGCGCGGAGATATTGTGGCGGTTGATGCGTTGACATATCCCGGCTTCAAGTCGGTTGTTGCCTTGCAGGGGCTAGACCTCACCTCAATCGAGGGGGTTCAGGGCATAATGGTCCCTGATGATCTCGATCGACAGTGCCGCTTGCGACCGATCAAAGCTGTCTATCTGATGCCGACCGTACACAATCCGCTTGGGTCGGTGATGGACGAAGCAACACGCGGTCGTTTGATTGAGGTCGCGCAAAAGCATGACCTTCTTATCATCGAAGATGCCGCCTATGCGTTTCTGGAACCCGATCCACCACCGACGTTTCTCACCTTGGCCCCGGAACGGACGATACACGTTGGCGGGTTTTCCAAGTGCATCGCGACGGGTCTGCGTATTGGATATGTGATTGCCCCGGCGACGCACATAGACCAATTGATCGAAGCGATCCGTGCAACAACCTGGAACGCTCCGGCGTTGATCTCGGGGTTGGTGACAGGCTGGATTGAGGACGGCACCTTGGCCGCATCCGAAGAAAACCGAAGGCTCGACGGAGCAGAGCGTCAGCAGATTTGCAATGCCATCTTCGAAGGCATCCCCATTGTGGCCCATCCCAACGCTGGGTTTGCATGGCTCCCCCTCAATCAAGCTGTTCGGGCTGAGCCCATCATTAGTCGATTAAGGGAAAGCCGCATTTTGGTATCTGGAGCGGAGCCATACGCAACCACCACAGCGGTCCCGCAGGCATTGCGGCTGGCCTTTGGTGGTGTCCCGAAGGCTGGCTTGAGCACCGTTCTCGTGGAAGTGCGTAAATCTCTGGGGATTTGA
- a CDS encoding MFS transporter has product MTKTVSASLLALGLFTVTFAVNLQAPLYDVYAAESNVGATAVTVAFAAYAGGLMPTLMLLGGLSDRIGRRIPIAMALLLGVVATVLLVQVPSWTSLVIARLFLGVGTGLATTAGTAYMTELLGEDRSRSAALIVTSATSLGFGGGALATGISLGLQGPTLLPASYIALIVAAPLLAIIALVLPRVDRPKQVSVLRLPVFPKGTWVFGVAMALAWSTTGMTIAVVPLELAANGLGGWTGLVIFLAIFVGFLCQPIARRMTNSQSLALGFALIPLGFLVLLAGVWLHLLALVLIGTCITSAASYGFSYLASLSEVSLRAPQDRARATAGLFVYAYFGFSLPVIASGALADLLGLLTAMTVFSAAQIVVTVIIVTMWKWQAARPTVTVETAT; this is encoded by the coding sequence ATGACAAAAACGGTTTCCGCCTCGCTGCTCGCACTCGGGCTATTCACGGTGACTTTCGCAGTGAACCTACAAGCACCGCTTTATGATGTGTATGCGGCTGAAAGTAATGTTGGCGCGACGGCTGTGACGGTCGCATTTGCGGCCTATGCCGGTGGCCTTATGCCGACCCTTATGTTGCTTGGTGGGTTGTCTGATCGCATCGGTCGCCGGATACCAATTGCGATGGCTCTGCTGCTCGGAGTGGTTGCAACTGTACTTTTGGTACAGGTTCCAAGCTGGACCAGTCTCGTGATTGCGCGGCTATTTCTTGGGGTTGGAACCGGCCTCGCGACGACGGCAGGAACGGCTTACATGACCGAATTACTTGGCGAAGATCGATCCCGCAGCGCAGCACTCATTGTCACATCGGCCACCTCTCTTGGCTTTGGCGGAGGTGCGTTGGCTACTGGTATCAGTCTTGGCTTGCAAGGACCGACGCTTCTTCCTGCCAGTTACATCGCATTGATTGTCGCTGCGCCGCTGCTGGCAATCATTGCATTGGTCTTGCCCCGCGTAGATCGTCCGAAACAAGTGTCGGTCTTACGCCTGCCGGTATTTCCGAAAGGGACATGGGTGTTTGGGGTGGCCATGGCCCTGGCTTGGTCCACCACGGGCATGACAATCGCGGTGGTGCCGCTGGAGTTAGCAGCAAACGGTCTTGGCGGCTGGACGGGTCTGGTGATCTTTCTCGCGATTTTCGTAGGATTTCTCTGCCAGCCGATTGCCCGCCGTATGACTAATAGCCAATCGCTCGCCTTGGGCTTTGCGCTGATCCCACTCGGATTTTTGGTTCTCCTAGCTGGCGTCTGGCTACATCTCCTCGCCTTAGTGCTTATCGGAACATGCATCACGAGCGCTGCTAGCTATGGTTTCAGCTATCTCGCATCGCTCTCAGAGGTCTCCCTACGCGCTCCACAGGATCGCGCTCGGGCGACGGCTGGACTATTTGTTTATGCGTATTTTGGGTTTTCCCTTCCCGTGATCGCCAGTGGCGCATTGGCCGACCTGCTTGGCCTGCTGACGGCTATGACCGTATTCTCAGCCGCGCAAATTGTAGTCACAGTAATCATCGTCACTATGTG